The genome window GATTTGCTGAACTTTTCCCGGATCTCAAACAAGCAGGAGCCGTTTCAACCGGTGGATCTTAACGATGTCTTCGGCGGTATCCTGAGTGATCAGGAGTTGAAAATAAAAACCATTGGAGCCGATATGGTCATTGGGCGTATGCCCGTTGTGGATGCCGTTTCCAACCAAATGACGCATTTGTTTACTAACCTGATTTCTAACGCATTAAAGTTTAGTAAATCGGACGAAAAGCCGGTTGTGTCAATTCAGGCCGAGGCCGTTAGTGGGGAGGTATATGAAGACCTGATCCCGGAAAAAACGTATTATCGAATACTGATTAAAGACAACGGGATCGGCTTCGACGAAAAATACCTGGATCACATTTTTAAAATTTTTCAGCGGCTTCACGGTAAAAGTACCTACGAAGGTACTGGAATTGGTCTGGCGATTTGTAAGCGCATTGTCAGCTACCACAAAGGGCTGATTACGGCCCATAGCCAGCCCGGTTCCGGAGCTACTTTTATTGTCGTGTTACCCGAACATCAAAATCAATCCAAGCATGGTACAACAACAATCCACGAAACCCATTCGCATCTTGTTGGCGGATGATGATGAAGACGACCGTTTTCTGACGCGCGAAGCTTTTCAGCATCATTTTCCCGCTACGTCGATGCAATTCGTGGAGGACGGAGAAGAGCTGATTGAGTACCTTCGGCGAACCGGGCGTTACGAAAACGCTGATCATGGGCTTCCAGAACTGATTTTGCTGGATCTGAATATGCCCCGTAAAGACGGTCGGGAAGCGTTGCAGGAAATCAAAAAAGACCCGAGCTTGCGTCATGTTCCCATTATCG of Tellurirhabdus bombi contains these proteins:
- a CDS encoding response regulator, with the translated sequence MVQQQSTKPIRILLADDDEDDRFLTREAFQHHFPATSMQFVEDGEELIEYLRRTGRYENADHGLPELILLDLNMPRKDGREALQEIKKDPSLRHVPIIVLSTSDAQDDIENSYFWGANSFITKPTSYQKLIDVTKAIGNYWFNVVKISMRLD